NNNNNNNNNNNNNNNNNNNNNNNNNNNNNNNNNNNNNNNNNNNNNNNNNNNNNNNNNNNNNNNNNNNNNNNNNNNNNNNNNNNNNNNNNNNNNNNNNNNNNNNNNNNNNNNNNNNNNNNNNNNNNNNNNNNNNNNNNNNNNNNNNNNNNNNNNNNNNNNNNNNNNNNNNNNNNNNNNNNNNNNNNNNNNNNNNNNNNNNNNNNNNNNNNNNNNNNNNNNNNNNNNNNNNNNNNNNNNNNNNNNNNNNNNNNNNNNNNNNNNNNNNNNNNNNNNNNNNNNNNNNNNNNNNNNNNNNNNNNNNNNNNNNNNNNNNNNNNNNNNNNNNNNNNNNNNNNNNNNNNNNNNNNNNNNNNNNNNNNNNNNNNNNNNNNNNNNNNNNNNNNNNNNNNNNNNNNNNNNNNNNNNNNNNNNNNNNNNNNNNNNNNNNNNNNNNNNNNNNNNNNNNNNNNNNNNNNNNNNNNNNNNNNNNNNNNNNNNNNNNNNNNNNNNNNNNNNNNNNNNNNNNNNNNNNNNNNNNNNNNNNNNNNNNNNNNNNNNNNNNNNNNNNNNNNNNNNNNNNNNNNNNNNNNNNNNNNNNNNNNNNNNNNNNNNNNNNNTTTCCATTTTTTATGTTGTATGTTTACATATATTTATTATTTTCGAAATTATATATAATGTTTTTTATTTTTTTTTATAAAACGGTAATGTTACATTATGGAGATAAGCCGTCTTTTTTTTTAGGTGAAAAATGGTAATTTTACTTATGTTTAATGTAGATTTTCCATTTTTATGATGTATGTTTACATATTATTTATAATTTTCGAAAATTAGTAATATTAAAATGTAAAACTATATTTTATGCCACGTGTCATTTTTCGGGATAAGTTTTTTTGCTGATGTGGACGCTCTATGGAGCCTCAAAAGTTCTCTTTTATTAGTAAGGATTTGGAAATAAATTTTAGACCAAAAAACAAAGAAAATGACATGTGAGTTCGGTTGAAGATGCATACTTGATAATTAAATTTGACAAGTAAACACAATTTTTTATCAAAGAAGATTTTCTCTGGTTAAGTTAGAAAACAATTAGCAATATTATTATTTCATTAAAGAGCACACCACCAAACAAAATGATACTTTTAACCAACTTAAAGAGTAGACGTATGTTGTTTACTCGATATTTTTTTGTGATTATAAACCCGCCCGATTATAAAATGAATCCAGCCCGATCAACAATTAGAAAATCACTATCATATGTTCTCGTATGAGAGAAAGTAATATATTATATCAACATTAGCACGTTGGAAAATCGTGCTTGCCTCACATTTTGCATTAAACTTGAACACTATAAAAGTTGTAACATTTTTCTACATTCCCACACACTACGAATTTTTATAGCAAAATAAGAAAAATGGCCGTGAAGATCTCAACCATATCAGCACTGGTCGTCTTTCTTGCTCTGCTTAGCTTAAGCCATTTTAGTCATGGCGAACTTCAGCTCGGATTTTACAATAAAACTTGCCCAGACGTGGAGAAGATCGTATTTGGAGTTGTTCAAGATGCATTCAGGACGAACTCAAGACTTGCACCCCTAATGATTCGCCTCTATTTTCACGATTGTTTTAGCAACGTAAGCTAACCAATTCTTCTTATATTTAAAAATTGTTCTAAAGAGTCTTGAACGTATCAATGATTTTTATTGGATGTATCACATGTACGTAGGGATGTGATGCATCACTTCTTCTAGATAGTACTACCAGTGAGAAAACGGCGGGGCCAAATCTAAGTGTAGATGGGTATGCTCTGATAGATGCCATCAAAGATGAGCTCGAAATCAAATGTGCCGGGTTCATATCTTGTGCTGACATCATAGCTCTCGCTACTAGAGATCTTGTGAATCTTGTAATTTAAACACACTCAACTTCTTTCTCATATCTACTTCCTCCATTTGATATGACATGTTTTTTTCTAATCAATTGAGAATATTTATATTTTGGTTTGAAGGCAAGCGGAGGAAAAGCAAGATATGAGATACCAACGGGACGATTTGATGGTAGGGAGTCTTTGGCATCATCAGTAAATTTGCCGGGTCCTCAAATGAGTGTCTCGGACACCGTTGAGATGTTTGAAAAAAGAAACCTTGACCTTACCGATATGGTTCTACTTCTTGGTACGAATAACATTCTCTAACATATTTAAATTTTGGTGATATTATCTTATAACTAATGACATTTTCAATGCTTTTTAATAGGTGGACATACAATTGGAAAAACGCATTGTTCATTCATTAAGGACCGGCTGTATAATTTTGAGAATACACAAGGACCTGATCCAGCTATGGATCCTAAATTGGTCAAAGAGTTAAAGCGTGAATGTCCTGAAAATTCAAAACAAAATAAAGCCATTAATCTGGATCAAAATGTTTCTAGCTCGAATATTGTCGATGCATCTTTCTACAAGCAGATCAAATCTGGCCGAGGAATTCTTCAAATCGATGACCAACTCGCCACCGATGAAATGACGGAACAGATAGTAACGGATTTAGCCGAGGGTGACGATTTCTTGGCTAGGTTTGGTCAGGCGATGGTGAAATTGGGGTCGTTTGGAGTTAAAAATAAGGACGCTGGCGAGATCAGAAAATCGTGTCGTTCTTGCAAGAATCGGTTTTGCACGGCATAAATCTTCTGTCGTTTTTATTATGTTTTGACATTTTCGTTTTTCATTTTGTCATGTTTTATTTTGGATTGCTGATTTTTTTTTTTTAAATTGTTATATGTCTTATGTCACCTGAGTTCTTCTTAAGGATTAACTAAAGGAATAACAATGAAAATAAAATAATGCAACGACGGTCAAGAGTTCGTTTTTGTTTCCTTTTTTATCTAATGTTTGGTGGAATATGACACTGTTTACGGGTGGTTTATGTTTACTTCATAGGTTTAAGTTTCCTTTAAGGGTCCTTTTACCAAAAAATAAGTAAATTTAAAATGGTTCGAGCTTTAATTTGCATTTACGGATCTATGAGTTCAGAACTTTATAATTCAGAAAAGAAGAAATAGCGGAAAATGAGCAAGGCCATACTTTCTCCACGTGTGCTTATGTTCGTCTAGTTTGCTTCTCTATTTCCTAGGGTCTTCTCTCCTAATATTTTGAAGTTATACCCATTTATGGATTCACATGAGGATCACATACTAGAACATCCCCATGAAAGATTTAAGAGACGTGATTTGGTCTATGTCACCAAAGTATGATTATTTTTTCAGGCACACATTCATAACTGTTGAGTTAATCGTGCGTAAAGCATAATTATCGCTGAGTTTCATGGCACAGTTTTTCAGAATTTTTTTTTGTCTAAAAAAAAAATTCAGATCAAACCAATCGCGGATTGTCACGTGTCAGTGGAGTCCGCGAACAGTGCAGGAAACACTCCAAAATTGGTCTTTATTTCATTACTTCTGTAACCGATTCTTACTCTTTTTGTGGAGCCACACCATTAGAAACCCACTAACCACCCACGATAATGGTGGCCTTAAAATAGTAAAAGGATAAATAATTTATCGGGAAGTGATTCGTAATATCATACGAATGAAGTCAAAATATGGAAAAATGTCATGCGGTGATTGCATAGTTAATAAACATGACTAAGAAAAATTAATGTAGCGTCCATCTCACGGAATGGAATCCACAAGCTGAGTGAACGAACGTGTGGATGGTTCACTAGCCGCAGACGGTCCGAGCTTTACAAATATATTGACTAAATCTACAAGTCAGTGAAGGTTTATTATTGGTGATTGATCCTTTTAAATCAATCAAATTTCTACATGATTATTAATTAGCTCATTTGTGGCTTCTTTTCTGACAATATTATTAGATGTATTATGTACGTCTAATAAATATTATTATGAACGTAGTTTATAAAAAAATGTACTGCATAATAAAACTATTCCTTTAGAGTGGTGGTATTGGGCATGGTACATCCTTAAACTTAGCTTTTAATGAGACAAAGAAAGTTTGGTAGGATAATTATACTCCATATTAGAAAAGGAGTAATTGCAATTAGTTGGTTGTTGTTGATGCTGAAGTGTTGTCAACGTTTAACATGTGTAGTTGCTTGATTACATCGGAACTAGATCTTGAAGATAGAAGGTTTCTGGAATTGCAGAAAGAAGATGGAGAAATCAACATTAATTTGGAATCGGCACATTCGTTTGAAAACCATCAAAATATTTAAAATCAAGTTCGCGTTTTGAGTAACAAATCAACAATTTTTATTAATTACAAATACGGGTCAAATAACATGTATTTTTATATTTTTAATACTTATCATATAAATTGCTCTGTTACACGTTTGCATTACTCACTCGTTTTAGAAAATAATTTTTCTTGTTTTTAAAATATTTGTTATCTACTAAAATATCCTTTAACTGTTAAAATTATGTATTATATACTTGTAGGTGTTTGACCGCGCATTCAGATATAATCATATTAAATTTTTTTATTATTGCATGTTTTATTAATTTAAATACCATCATTAATATTTTATAATTGAAAAATATTATTTTTGAACAATACCATATATATATATATATAAGAATTATACTTTAATTGTATAATAAAATCATCATATAAGTAATATGTCAACATTAATTATGTAAAATATAAATTGAATTCGTCATTAAGGTTATTGAGATTTCAAAAATTTATTATTTTACAGAGTTAGAAATTTATGGAGATATTTTGTTGTCTAGGGCCGTCTCGAAGTAATTTTAGACCATGTTCAAAAAAATTTATTAATCATACATTTTATCAAATAATTTTTAAATTTAATAATTTTATCTAATTTTTTTAATTATAAGTTCTAAATTTAGCATTATATCTAAAATTTTAAAGTTCCTTACCATAATTTATCTATATATTTTTTAAAAAAATTTAAACTTTTTATTTTTATATTTTGGACTATGTTCGACCTTTTCACTTGTGCGTGCTGTTAGACGCCCCGTTGTTGTTCATAATCTCTTAATAAACCATCAATATAACTATAACATGTTTTCAAATCAGTTATATGATCACCATCTAATACGAGACATGATTTGCGAAGAATGAGAACAATAAAAATTAAGGGTTAGCCGATTAACCATTAACCACGTTTTTTTTTCTTTTTTGGAATTTTTATTGCAATTAATGTTATGATTAAAAATATAAAAATTAAGTAAAGATAATTATTAATTTGAAAACACGAATGGAAAAAAATATTTCACAAATAATAGCATTTTAAATTTCAAAATTTAAATATTTTATAGATAAGTACTAGATTTTGGTAAGTAGCAAACTGAGTCAAATAACATGTAGATACTGTTTTTTAATACATAATATATAATTATATAAATACATGTTTCAAAATAGTCAAATACAAGTATTAAATCCATTCGTTGTAAAAAAAAATACAAGTATTAAATCTAACAAATTGAACAAACGGTTGACAAAAAAAATCTAATTGAACAAACCAAGTAGTAAATATTTGAAATCCGCAAATACTTGCACCGTACTCCTTATTAGGGCCGGGGAAAAAAAATCCAGATCCGAAGAACCGAACCGAATCCGATCCGAAAAAATAGTACTGAACCCGAACTGAAATTGATTAAATATCCGAACGGGTTCAAAATTTTGGTATCTAAAGAACCGAATCCGAACCTGATCCGAACCGAAGTATTTCGAGTACCCGAATGTATCCAAAATAGATTTATAAATATAAATATATTAATTATTTTTAGATTTAATATATACTAAAAACATCCAAAATATATAAGATACGTTTAAGTTGTCTAAAATATTTGAAAATATATATAAATAGTCAAAAATAAATATCCAAAATAGCTAAAATATACTTCTAACACCAAAAATACTTGAAATATCTATTGATTCTCTATAAAAATATTGAAACCAAACCAATTTATATGTTAAGTTTATGTATTTTAACATATGTTATTCAATTTTTATGTGATATTTTATTTTACTAATAGATTTTGAGAATTTTAATGTATATAACGAATTTTAAAATTTTAAAAATTATTTAAACGGGTTATCCGAATCCGAACCGAACTCGCAAAGATCCGAACCGAACCCGAACCAAAATTTAGAAATACCCGAATGGAGCTAAAATCTTTGACCCCGAAAACTCGAAACCCGAATAGATCCGAACCGAACCCGAATGGATATCCGAACGCCCACCCCTACTCCTTGTACTTCTTTTTCTGTGCCAAGCTACACAATAAAAATAAAATCAAACACAAGCAAATGTTCAAATCTCTTTACTGATAACTATTCATGTTATTTCTAAACAAATACATATATTTTGTTAAATTTTATTTTAACCTATATTTATTTATTTATTTATATTTAACACAAAATAGCCTAAACCAATTTATGAAATAACTTGATTTAGATATTGTATGATTTATATGGAATTATAATTTAAAGTTATTGTAAAAATAAATAATTTGTATTTTAAGTAAACTGTGTAATTGTATTTTTGATAATTTTATGTTTAATCACATGTACAAAAAAACAACCCACAGTATATGTGGATGTGACGGCTTTGTAATATTTATTAAATCATGTAATATATTTTAAAGCTTTGAATTATAATAAACCGCATGGTATCACATCGCACCTAACCGCATATAATAATAACGAAATCTTTACGTACATATGTATCTATATGTTTTTTGTTATTATTAACATTGCACCCGCAGTTATACCATATTTATTCCACATATTACAATTTTGACCTTAAATCACAATAGTTGGTTTATGCATCTCCACGTCCATTTGTTGTGTTTGAACCAATCAAGTCATTAAGATTATAAATGTTTAAAGGTATAAATATGAAAAACTCTTAAAATATTCTTGTCATTTTCA
This genomic interval from Brassica oleracea var. oleracea cultivar TO1000 chromosome C2, BOL, whole genome shotgun sequence contains the following:
- the LOC106326207 gene encoding peroxidase 60, whose protein sequence is MAVKISTISALVVFLALLSLSHFSHGELQLGFYNKTCPDVEKIVFGVVQDAFRTNSRLAPLMIRLYFHDCFSNGCDASLLLDSTTSEKTAGPNLSVDGYALIDAIKDELEIKCAGFISCADIIALATRDLVNLASGGKARYEIPTGRFDGRESLASSVNLPGPQMSVSDTVEMFEKRNLDLTDMVLLLGGHTIGKTHCSFIKDRLYNFENTQGPDPAMDPKLVKELKRECPENSKQNKAINLDQNVSSSNIVDASFYKQIKSGRGILQIDDQLATDEMTEQIVTDLAEGDDFLARFGQAMVKLGSFGVKNKDAGEIRKSCRSCKNRFCTA